The Panacibacter microcysteis DNA window AGTTGGGCGAAATACCTGTGCCGGCATTATACTCATACCAGTTAGTGGTATTATCGAAAATAAGTAAGCTGTTTGCCGGTGTGGTTATTGCATTTCGCTGCGTAGTGCTGATACGCGGTATTAACAGGCCTTTTTTTGTTGTTGCGGTATTTATATTGATGTCGAGCACGGCACTTACATCGGCAGATGCATTATCGTCATTGATGGCCACGCCGGTTACCTGGGAATAAAGATTAAAAGATGATAAGAGACAAATAAAAAATAGTGTTTGTGCTGGCTGGTAGTTTCTTTTTTGCATATTGAAAGGTTTAGTGTTGTATAGAAATTTTCGAAGATTGGCTGAATGTATTATCCGGGCTGGACAGTGTGATATAATAAAAACCGGAAGGGATGTTTGACACCGGAATGCGCACTATTTGCATACCTGCCGGGGCATTATAAGAATATAAGATTTTACCGCCGCTGTCTGCAAGTTTGACCATGTAATGCTGCTGCGCAGCTGGCATGACGATGTTTATAAAATTGTTTGAAGGATTAGGAAATGTAATAGCGGAACATTGTTGGACTTTGGTGAGTGAGATAATGTTTGAGCAGACAGAAGTGTTGTCTGTATATTGCCGCTTTACCCTGTAATAAACTTTTTGTACAACCGGCAATGATTGATCCGTGTATGTATAACCAAGAACACTGTTGTCACGAACATATATCGTTCCGGCTTTGCTGAAGTTTGAACCATCGGTACTACGTTCCACTTCAAAAAATGCTGTGTTGAAAACTGCTGTGGTCTGCCATTGTAAAACGGCTTCTGACGAATGGATTCTGCCGGCGAGTTTTATTTTTTCGTTGGCTAAAACAATGTTTAATGCAGATACTGCAACGGGGTAATAAGCCCATGGTGCATTATCGTACGTAACTTTTCCTGTATAGGTGAAAGGTCCGGAGCCGTTTGGCGGAGATGCAGGACCCTGGCCGGTTTCGGGAAACCATGTGGAGTTATGATTGCGCATAATGGTGATATCATACGGCCGTCTTGGTGTAAAACCAGCATCTTCATTTGCCAGGTTCCATTGCGGTGTAACGTTGAAATAATCGCCCGTAACGGGATTTGCTTTGTTGATAATCCAGGTTTTTTTAACGCTGCGGTAATTGGTATTACTACCCTGCGGGTCGCCGTTTGCAGGGTTATGTGGAAAATAAATATTGTCAAAAACCCTTACACCAAAATCATCTGCTGTACCTCCATATTTTATGGTAACAGGTGTATAGTGATTTGCCACGGCAGAAGTGCCTACAGGATAAAATGTACCGGTTACACCAACCTTACTTTGTTTTAGTAAGCCATGACCGGTTGTAATAAAAAATTTACCACTGTTATCATTGAGCGTATATGGTAAAGCGTTGGTTTGTGTGAGCCAGTAATTACCTTCTTTTATTTCTGTGGCGCCGTTATAAAAATAGTGTATGCCTTTAAGAATAGTGTTGACTTCTACCGAAATGCCAAAACTGTTGCGCTGGTATACCGAACCCAGTCTTACACCATAGTTTGCAGTGCTGAATACGTTTGCACAGCCTGTACCTGCAACGCAGGTAATTCTTTGTTGTACTGTACTTCCTTCAAAACTCCATATAGCGGCAACATCGGCATTTATAAGGCCATCGCACCTTACATCACCGGGCAGATGCATATACACATTTGCACCACCGCTGATTATGGTATTGGTACCCACTACTATTCCGGTAGTTTGCGCTTGTGAAATGTTATAGAAGATTGTTACAATACATAATAGCCAACATCTGTTCACAGTTTGTTTTTTAAGTGTGATGAATATGTCATTTAAAAACCGGATTGAATTGGTTATGATTGTTTTGGAGGATGCGGAGTAAAATGAAGGTGGGCTTGTTGTATATAAAACAGATTTTTGGCGTCAATTATTGAACAAAGCTATGCACAGGCTAACAATATTTTTATACAGCATATGAAAAGTGCTGAAATGCAGGCTGCATAAAGCTAAAAAATATGTTTACCTACAGGGCTTTCTCGTTATGAACATGGATGAATACAGGTGAAATGGGGAAGGATAATCAGCGTGCCGGCGGGAACTGATCGCCGCAGCTGCCATGAAAACGGAACGTACAAGTGAGTGACACAACAGGCGATGCCACCTGTTCCAAAAGCCGGTGACCAAATTAGTCTTCCCGCTTTCCTGCGCCGATAAGGCTTTCGATAATTGCGGTGGCCAGTGATAGTAAAATACTAAACAGTAGGGCAGAGAACCACCCGTCTACCGTAAAGCCGGGGACGATGTCTGCAGCCCATTTGATGATGAGAATATTGATCACGAGCAGGAACAAGCCCAGTGTAACAACTGTTAGCGGAATGGTAAGTATAATGAGTAATGGCTTTATGAAACTATTGAGCAGCGCCAGTACCAGTGCCAGAAAAATGGCTGTAACACTGCTGTCGATGTTTACACCGGGTAAGAAATACGCAGCAATGATGGCTGCAACGGCTGATACCAATAGTTTGCCAAGGAATTTCATTGCTTTTAAATTACGGTTAGTTCATAAAAAGCATCTTCGTTGAGATACTTTTGCGCCAGTGCCCTTAATTCTTCTGCACTGATCGTTTTGATGGTTTGTATGCTGTCATAAAAATACGCATCAGTAAGGTTGTTGAGCACATAATTTTTCCAGCGGGCTATGATCTGGAAAGGGCCATCCAGATCTCCAAGGATGGAGCCGATCATATAATTGCGTACGAGGTGCAGTTCCTCTTCATCAACCAATTCTTCGCGCAGGATCTTCATTTCTTTGAAAACTTCTGTAATGGTTGCGGCGCAAACATCGCGTCCGGCTTCTGTACTTACCACCCATGCGGTATTGTGGATATGGTTTTGAACAAAGCTGTATATGCCGTAGGTATAACCTTTGTCTTCGCGAATATTACTCATTAAGCGCGAACCAAAAAAACCGCCGAAGATGTTATTGAGCACCTGCACCTTCATGAAGTCCGGGTGATGCCTGTTGGGAAAAGGCCGCGCAATTCTTATAGCACCCTGCACGCCGTTTGCATCGTTTATTACGTGGTGTTTCTTTTCTGTTGCCGGCACCTGTGCGTGATCAACAGCGGGCACAGACGCAGGGTTAAAAGGCAAGCTGCCAAAATGTTTATTGAGTTGTTGCTGTATATCTGCCGGTAATTTACCTGCAACAAAGAGTATGCATTTGCCCTCTGTATAATATTGTTTATAGAAAGCCAGTAACTCCTGTTTGTTGATGGCATCATACTCTTCTGCAGAACTATATTTACCATATGGGTGTTCTTTACTGTATAGTAATTCGTCGATGATTCTGCCTGCAACGAAATCGCATTTCTTCAGGTTTACTTCCAGTTTTTGTTTCTGGTTCTTTTTGTAAATGGCCAGTTCTTCTTCGGGAAAAACACTCTCTGTAAAAATCTCTGCCACCACGGGCAGTAAGGTATTTACATGTTTGTTTAAACAGTGTAACGTAACGGTCGCCGTTTCATTGTAGCAACTGCGGTTGAGATATGCGCCGTAATATTCAAAATGTTCGTTTATCTCATAGGCAGAGCGCTTTTTTGTGCCGTTCTTCAGCAGGTAATTTGCCGAGGCTGCAACAATGTTTTTTTGCTCGTACCAGTTACCGGCATAGAATACCCATTCCACCATTAATACATCCTGCTCGCCTGCGTCTACAGTATACACGGGCAGGCCATTATCAAGCGTAAATTGAGTACACTGTTTTAATTTTAAATCCAGGTCCACTGCATCAAGTATCTGCGGTTGCTTATTTCTTTCCGGCATATGCTTTATTTATCGGGCAACAAAATTAGGAGAATGGTATAAGAGCAGGTTATTTTTTTGGGGGCGTAGATGGAATGCTGAAGGGGAACAGCGAAGCGGCAATCTCAAAAAAAAACACACTGGCTATTTGGGCAGCCGGGCTTATAAAATTCTTAACATTACCTATCTTACATGCTTTAGCAAGTAAAACCAACCGACTGTTTTGAAAAGACTCTTCCTGATTGTGTTTGTAGCCTGTAGTGCCATTGTATATGGACAAAAAAAGAATGCAGCCTTTCAACTACATATCCAAAAAGCCGCCTCTGCTGTAACCATTGATGGAATAATGAATGAAAGCGCGTGGCAGCAGGCAGATGTTGCCAAAAACTTTTTTATGGTGTTGCCAATGGATACCAGCCACGCCAGGGTAGCCACTGAAATACGCATGACATACGATAACGAGAATATATATGTTGTTGCGGTATGTTACCTTTTGAAGAAGACGCCATATATGGTGGAATCGTTACGGAGAGATTTTAACTTCGGCAAGAATGATAACTTTATCTTCTTCATGGACCCGTTCAACGATCTTACCAATGGGTTCACATTTGGTGCAAATGCTGCCGGTGCACAATGGGATGGTATGTTATACGAAGGCGGTAAAGCAGATCTTAACTGGGACAACAAATGGATATCGGTTGTAAAAAATGACGATGAAAAATGGGTGTTTGAAGCAGCCATTCCTTTTAAAAGTATCCGTTATAAAAAAGGCATCACCACGTGGGGCATAAACTTTAGCAGGCTGGATATTTCTGTAGCAGAAAAATCTGCCTGGGCACCTGTACCAAGACAATTTCCTACTGCATCCCTTGCCTATACCGGCAATCTTATCTGGGATGCCGCACCACCAGAAGCAGGCGCCAATTTCGCGGTAATACCTTACGCGCTGGGTGGCGTTTCCAAAGCATATGATAAAGAAGACAAAGCCGCTTACCGTAAAGATATCGGCGCCGATGCCAAGATTGGTCTTAGTTCATCACTCAATTTAGATCTTACAGTAAACCCTGATTTCTCACAGGTAGAAGTAGATAAGCAGGTTACCAACCTCGACAGGTTTGAATTATTTTTTCCCGAACGCAGGCAGTTCTTTCTTGAGAACAACGACCTTTTTGCCAATTTTGGCTATGCCAATGTTCGTCCTTTCTTCTCGAGAAGAATTGGCCTGGGTGTACCCATCAACTTTGGTGCAAGATTAAGCGGCAGCTTAAATAAAAACTGGCGCATTGGTCTTATGGATATGCAAACAAAGCATGTGGATGAGACCGGCTTGCCTGCGCAAAACTTTGCCGTGCTTGCATTACAGCGAAGGGTGTTTGCAAGATCCAACATCCGCTTTATGTTTGTAAACAAGCAGTCTGTTAATTACGATCCAGGCAAAGACACTACCAAACCGTTATACAGCCGGTATAACAGGAACATTGGTGTAGAATATAACCTTGCTTCTGCCAACAACCTGTGGAATGGTAAAGCAATGCTCATGAAATCATTCAGCCCCGGCAAGGCCGATAAGGATTTTACGCACGCTGCAAACCTGCAATATGCAAGCAGGCACTGGCTCGTAGCCTGGCAGCACGAGATCGTTGGCAAAAATTTTAATGCAGAAGTTGGTTATGTGCCGCGCAGAGATTACGTAAAAGTAAACCCCTCTGTTGCCTATCTTTTCTTTCCAAAAACATATGGCAAAATATTAAGTCATGGTCCCAAAATAACATCAACTGTTTTCTTTAATGGCAGCTTCGGGCATACAGATGATGAAACAATTTTGCAGTATATCTTCAACAAACGGGACCAGACAGTGTTTGACGTATGGGCAGGTAATTCTTATGTAAAGCTCTTGCAGCCGTTCGACCCAACCAACAGTAACAAAGACACTCTTGCCACCGGTACACAACACCGCTGGAATGCCTGGGGCCTCGATTATTTTTCAAGACCGCAACAATTGCTCACCTATAACCTTTCTGCACGTTTTGGTGGTTATTATGCAGAAGGTACGCGTGCCAACCTTATTGCAGATATCGGCTATCGTTTTCAGCCATATGCAAGCATAGCGCTAAGCGCAAGTTACAACCATATCAAAATGCCGGCTCCGTGGAATATTACAGACTTCTGGTTAATAGGTCCGCGCATAGATATTACGTTTACGAATAAACTCTTCTTTACAACATTTGTGCAGTACAACAACCAGCAGCAAAACATTAATCTCAATACAAGGTTGCAATGGCGTTACAGGCCCGCAAGCGATCTCTTCCTGGTATATACAGACAATTATTACCCGGCACCACTTTCCGTGCGTAACCGTGCCTTTGTGCTAAAGTTTACGTACTGGTGGAACAGTTGATTTTTTTTGCTGTTTGGGCCGGTCTGCATTGCTACTATAAGGCTTTCGTTGCGTCGCACTCTTGTACGCCAGGTGCTCTTTGCGGCATATGCAACCCCGTTTAAAATATTAAACCGTACTAATTATGAAATGGTATTTTGTTGTACTTATTACATTCACCGGTTTTTTCAGCAAGGCACAAAAAGGCAGCCTGTTTATTATTGGTGGTGGCGACAGAACACCTGCTGTTATGCAGGCAATGATGCAAACGGCTGCACTTGGTAAAGCAGATCATATCGCCATATTGCCGATGTCCGGCGCAGAGCCGGATACTTCTTTTTACTACATCAGCCAGGATCTGAAACCGTTGTGCAGTAATACGATTGCCATGCTCAATTTTACCAGGGATAAAGTAAACGACCGGCAATGGCTCGATTCACTAAAAACCGCGAAACTGATTTTTATTACCGGCGGCGATCAGAGCCACTTTATGAAAGCGGTTTTACATACACCCGTATTTGATGCTATACACGAGGCGTATAAAAACGGTGCAACCATTGCCGGTACAAGTGCAGGCGCCGCTGTAATGAGTAAGCACATGGTTACCGGCAACCAGCTAAGGGGAGATACGGTGTATCATTCTACTTTCGACAGGATTTGGAATAAGAACATACAATTTGAACCAGGGCTTGGTTTGCTGGATTCTGTTATTATCGATCAGCATTTTGTTGTAAGAAGCCGGTATAACAGGATGATGTCTGCATTGGAAGCTTACCCATCTTATACATGTATAGGCATAGATGAATCAACAGCTATTATTGTGCATGCAGGCAAAATTACTGTTGCGGGAGACAGCCAGGTAATTGTAATGAAACAACCAACAAACATACGGGCCAATAAAGACGGCCTTATACAGTTTGATGATGTGTTAATGAGTATTTATACAGCCGGAGAATATTTTAAGATTCAGTAAGTACTGGGTTAAGTTTCTGGCTGCTGCATTCCATGGAGCAGAACCTGCTGTAGAGTTGTTCATACAGTGGCACAATGTTATTGATATCGTATTTTACAGCATTATTGTATGCACCTTCCCGCATTTTTTCGAGCAGTTCTTCGTTGCTGAGTAATTCAATGGCCTGTTGCGTCATGGTGGCAACATCGCCCACATTTGCGGTGAAGCCGGTTTCGCCGTATATGTTTACCTCAGGCAAACCACCTGCGTTAGTGCTTATGACCGGTACCCTGGCAGCCATCGCTTCCAGCGCTGCAAGCCCGAAACTTTCGTACTCAGACGTTAGCAGGAAAAGATCGCTTACGAGTAATATTTCTTCTATTTGTTCCTGTTTGCCAACAAACCTTACATCATCCTGCACACCAAGATCTTTGCTCAGTACTTCCATGGCAGAGCGTTCAGGGCCGTCGCCAATCATCAACAGTTTGGCAGGCATTGCTTTTCTTACGCCTGCAAATATTTTCACGATGTCCTGCACACGTTTAACCTTCCTGAAGTTGGAAGCATGCACCAGCACTTTTTCACCATTTGGTGCAATCACTTTTTTAAAGGCATCTATCGGCTTCTTGCTAAAGCGTTTGATGTCTACAAAATTGTAGATCACTTCTATGTCTTTGGTTATTTTGAAAGACTTGTATGTTTCTTCCCTCAGATTCTCAGACACTGCTGTAATAACATCGCTTTCATTGATGGAGAAGGTAACTACAGGTTCATATGTTTTGTCTTTACCAACAAGCGTGATATCTGTACCATGCAGCGTAGTGATAAAAGGAATTTTACCACCTTCTTTTTGTATGATCTGCTTGGCCATATATGCTGCCGATGCATGTGGTATGGCATAGTGTACATGCAGGAGGTCCAGCTTGTGGTTCTTAATTACATCCACCATTGTGCTGGCCAGCGCGATTTCGTAAGGCGGATAATCAAACAGCGGATATGTTGGTACCCTTACTTCGTGGTAATATATATTGGTGTTGAATACATTTAATCTTACTGGTTGCTGGTAGGTAATAAAGTGCACGCTATGGCCCTTATCGGCAAGTGCTTTACCAAGTTCTGTTGCCAATACGCCGCTTCCGCCAAAGGTTGGGTAGCAGACAATTCCTATACGCATATTTTGCAGTTTGAGTGAGCAAAGTAACAATCATTTATTCATTTGGTTGAACCTTTTATCCAATATCGAAAACATACAACATTTGCTTAACTTGGGCACTGATGAGCAGGAAGCTGGCCGTAAACTGTTGAGCGTACTTTGTTTACCTGCTTATGTAAAAACGATTTGGAATATGCAGTATCGTTGTTGCTATATGTTTTGCAGTACAAGTGTGCGACGCAAGGAACGATGAGCCAGGCTCTGTAGCCGGGTTCATCATAAACAGCTATAAAATTATAACGATGAAAAAATTAGTGTTACTGTTTGGATTGATTCCTGCCATTACTCATGCGCAGCAATCTTACAACAATGCGATGAGTGATTCTGCAGTTATTAAATTGATTGCAGATGATATTATGGTTAGCAGAACGCCGTATAACAACCTGCATGATTTAACGAAGAAAGTTGGCGGCAGGCTTGCGGGCTCTCCACAAATGGTTATGGCAGAGAACTGGGGTAAAAAAGCGATGGAAGCGGCAGGGGCAGATAAAGTAATTATGCAGGAATGTATGGTGCCGCATTGGGTACGTGGCGGTAAAGATGAGGCTTCTGTAAATTACAAAGATGCGGGTGGCAGAGTACAGCGTTTTGCCTTGAATGCGCTGGCAATCGGTAACTCTCTTGGAAGTGGTGCGAAAGGCGTGGAAGGAACTGTGCTGCGTGTGAACAGCTTTGATGAACTGGAGCAGCAGAAAGATGCTGTGAAAGGAAAGATTATTTTTTACAATGTGCCTTTTGAAGAAACATTTATTGAGACTTTCAGGGCTTATGGAAAGAACGTGGTTTACCGCGGTGCCGGTGCAAGCCGTGCTGCAAAGTATGGTGCGGCTGGTGTTGTGGTAAGGTCGATGACCAATGCTGAAGATAACCATCCACATACAGGTTCATTGAAATACAACGATTCTTTTCCAAAGATTCCTGCGGTGGCAATTGGTATACAGGATGTGGCAAAAATGAATGAACTAATTGATAAGAAATTTGTTCTGAATGCAAAGCTTATTACTCATGGAAAACAATTGCCTGACACAATCGGGCACAACGTTATAGGGGAACTTACGGGTACTGAGCATCCTGAAGAAATTATTACTGTAGGCGGCCACTTGGATAGCTGGGATGTAAACGAAGGTGCGCACGATGATGGTACAGGTGTGGTACAAACGATAGAAATATTACGGGCATTCAAAGCACTTGGCTACAAGCCCAAACATACCATTAGGTTTGTATTGTTTGCCAATGAAGAAAATGGAACGAGGGGTGGTTTAAAATATGCTGCAGATGCCAAAGCAAATAATTTAACCATGTTGTTTGCGCTGGAAAGCGATGCAGGGGGTTTTACTCCAAGAGGATTTGGCTTTAGCGTGTCTGATAGTGTATGGAACAAGTTGTATGCCTGGAAGAAGCTGTTTACGCCTTATGGCGGTGATATGTTTGTAAGGGGTGGCGGCGGTGCCGATATAGGTCCGCTCAAAGAAACTTTTGGAACAGCGCTTGCAGGGCTTAGTCCGGACTCGCAGCGGTACTTTGATGTGCACCATGCAGTGTCTGATGTGTTTGAAGCAGTGAACATAAGAGAGATGAAACTGGGGGCCGTGAACATGGCTGCTTTATTGTATCTTGTAGATAAATATGGTTTATAATATGAAACGGAAAATTCTGAGGTACACATTGATTATCCTCTTTCTCGGGCTGGGTATTTTTGTATACGTGCGTTATTTCTGGGAATTTGGCGTGGGTACCAAAGCCGGTGTGTTGAATACGTTTATGAAGAAAGGTTATATGTTTAAAACGTATGAAGGAAAGATCATTCAAAGTGGTTTTAAGGCCAACGTACAAAGCAATGAATTTGAGTTTAGTGTAACAGACGAAAAAGTAGCCCAGATATTACTGGCCAATTCGGGCCGTGAAGTAGAATTGCGGTACAAAGAATATTTTGCAGCATTACCCTGGCGTGGTATGCAGAGATATGTAGTAGACAGCGTGTATGAAATACGACAGGATCCGAGGCAATCAGTGTTAAGTCCGAAATAGCAGGGTTGTTGCACCAAAAAATTAAAAGGCGCAGATAAATCTCTGCGCCTTTTTTATGCTAATTTTTCTGTAGTTCTTCCAGTCTCCTGGTTAGATCATCCAGCTTTTTTTCATTGTCTTTAATTGCTGCGATATTATCGTCTTTATTATTCCGAACCCTTTTCCTGAGTGCGCTTAGTTCTTTGTTTACATCTTTTAACTGTGCAGTAAGAGATGCAATTTCACGGTCTCTTTTATAAACTTCCATTTTCATCTGGAAGGAGTTTAACCATTTGCCCGCACTCCGGTATAAGTCAGCATTTAAAGTATCGCTGGCAAATTTTTCATTGTCATCTTTTACAACAAGTGTTACAACGCTTATTTCCCTCCCGTCATTTTTTGTTTTCCCGATATCGAAGTAAGCGTTTACTTTTTTTGTGCCTTCCAGTTCAGCGCTTTTTATTCCCTGGCCGTATAAATAGCCATCAGAACGTTTGGCTTTACCGCCTGAATTTTTTATCAGGTCTTCTAGGAAGTCTTTCACCAGGTCACTATTATCCGGCAATGTTATACTCTGGGCACTTTGCTTCGATTTATCGATTGTAAGAGATGCACTGCCTTGTGCAGATGCGCTTACAGAAAACACGATCGCTGCGATAAACAGTTTTAAAATTCTTGTCATACACGATGTTTGAGATAAGTTATTGAATAACGCCGGTGGCCTGAACGTTTGTATTATTGAGGATCTTAACGGCGTAACCTTTGTCAGAAGTCAGTTCTGCGTAAGGTACAGGTGTGTTGGTGCTGTTGTTGACTACAGGAGAAGTTGTTGCCTGGCCGCTTCCACCATCTATATCCTGCAGGTTAGAGAGAATAAATTCTGTGCCTGCTGTTGTGTCTGCAATAACCACATAAGATTTAAGCGTTACACCTGGCACCAGGTAACCTGAGCTAAGATTGATACTGATAGAAGCATTACCATCGCTGTTTTCTCTCACAGTAAACGAGCCTGCGTTTACCGCAGAGCCGGAGGAGTAGTTGTACAGGGTATAATTTGCAGATGCCAAAGGTGGCGTGTCATCTTTTTTACATCCCAATCCAGCAACAGCAGCCAAGGTTGTTCCCAGCAGCAGCATACGAAATTTTTTCATAAGTTTTTTTGCACCCCATAAGCCGAAAACTATGCCAGAGGAGGACGATAATTTGTTAAAACCCAGAGGTTAGCACTTACACTGGCTTTCCTATGCTTTTGCAATAGAGGAAAAAAGATTTTTCATGTTTGCAATCAAAAGATCTGGGAACATGGATACAGTAATGGGGATTTTATTACGCAGTTTTAGTGATGTGCGTAATGATCTTATCTGCGTGCTCTCTGGAGTTTTCAATAAACCATTTATGCGTGTTCATGCCCCCACATACTACTCCTGCCAGGTAAAGACCGGTAATATTTGTTTCCATCGTTTCGGGGTTATAAGTGGGGCACTGAATGTCGTCATCAGACAATTGAATGCCGAATTTTTTGAGAAAATTGAACCCTGGTTTATAGCCCGTCATGGCTATAACAAAGTCGTTGGGTATTGTTATCATTCCATCCGGTGTGTTGATGTCTGCTTCATGCGGTCGTATGGCCGCAACGGTGCTGTTATAGTAAGCTTTTATGCTTCCCTCTTTTATGCGGTTGACGATATCAGGCCTTACCCAGTATTTCACACGCTCACCAATTTCTTTTTCTCTTATCACCATGGTAACTGTGGCACCTTTGCGCCATGTTTCCAGTGCTGCATCTATCGCTGAGTTTTGGGCACCAATTACCAGCACTTTTTGAAAGGCATAATAATGCGGGTCTTTATAATAGTGCACCACCTTATCTAAGTTTTCTCCGGGAATATTAAGTAATACAGGAATATCATAAAACCCTGTAGCAATAATTATTTTACTTACTGTATACTGCTGTTTGGTGGTGGTTATGGTAAAATGTGTAGTTGCATCTCCCGAAACGGAAGTTACCTCTTCAAATAAATGCACATTAAGATCGAATGACTGTGTTACGCGGCGGTAATATTCCAACGCCTCAGCCCGGGTGGGTTTATTGTTTAAACTCATAAACGGTACATCGCCGATCTCGAGCCTGTCGGGGGTAGAAAAAAACGTCATGTTTGCCGGGTAGTTGTACAGGCTGTTTACCAGGCAGCCTTTCTCTGCAATTACATAACTTAAGCCTGCTTTTTTTGCTGCAATACCACAAGCCAGGCCTATGGGGCCTGCGCCGACAATCAAAATATCATACTTGCTCATACCGCAAATTACACACGTATCTGCAAGTAATAAACCTTTCGATATAAAAAGTAATTTTAATAAGCTGTAAAAACAATGATGATGCCTACTATAAGCATACCCGTCATGCCAATAAAAAATAAAATGTCGGCAATGGTTTCCGATAAGGTATTTTCCTCTTTCCTCAGCGAGATATAAGAGAGCATGGCAGAAGCCAGAAAAATAAATGTATTCAGGGCAAGCATTTCATCAGCATATGTAAGAATACCAAGTTTCATCACCCGGAACAACGCTATGATTGTTACGCATACACCAGACATGGTTATGGAACCATTGAACACATGGTCTGCAATATTTTTCTTTTTATCCCTGCCTGTCATGAGTGTTAATTACCTGTAGCTGTATTCAATGCTGCCTACCGGTTGTCTAGTCTTGGAAAAACAAAGGTCTCTTTGTTTAAGGCCATTGCTGTTATAGATATGCTGCCACACCAGGTAATCGGCAGAACCCTGCGGAACCTGTATAGACTGTGTCAGTACGCCTTTATCGTCGTACTCAAACAAGAAATCGGGTAACAGTCTTTGTGCTCGAAGGTTGTAGCGCACAATATCTGTAAGATTGTTTTTGGCGTTGTAATAGTAAAAATATGTTTCCAGCCGGCGCCCTTTTTTTGTCCAGCGTTCTTCGCCAATATTCCCGGTAGAATCTTTTATAAAATCAACGGTTGTTGTATCAACATTGTTTTTGATGAGTAACATTTTTACCGGTGTTCCATTG harbors:
- a CDS encoding phage holin family protein, which codes for MKFLGKLLVSAVAAIIAAYFLPGVNIDSSVTAIFLALVLALLNSFIKPLLIILTIPLTVVTLGLFLLVINILIIKWAADIVPGFTVDGWFSALLFSILLSLATAIIESLIGAGKRED
- a CDS encoding carbohydrate binding family 9 domain-containing protein; translation: MKRLFLIVFVACSAIVYGQKKNAAFQLHIQKAASAVTIDGIMNESAWQQADVAKNFFMVLPMDTSHARVATEIRMTYDNENIYVVAVCYLLKKTPYMVESLRRDFNFGKNDNFIFFMDPFNDLTNGFTFGANAAGAQWDGMLYEGGKADLNWDNKWISVVKNDDEKWVFEAAIPFKSIRYKKGITTWGINFSRLDISVAEKSAWAPVPRQFPTASLAYTGNLIWDAAPPEAGANFAVIPYALGGVSKAYDKEDKAAYRKDIGADAKIGLSSSLNLDLTVNPDFSQVEVDKQVTNLDRFELFFPERRQFFLENNDLFANFGYANVRPFFSRRIGLGVPINFGARLSGSLNKNWRIGLMDMQTKHVDETGLPAQNFAVLALQRRVFARSNIRFMFVNKQSVNYDPGKDTTKPLYSRYNRNIGVEYNLASANNLWNGKAMLMKSFSPGKADKDFTHAANLQYASRHWLVAWQHEIVGKNFNAEVGYVPRRDYVKVNPSVAYLFFPKTYGKILSHGPKITSTVFFNGSFGHTDDETILQYIFNKRDQTVFDVWAGNSYVKLLQPFDPTNSNKDTLATGTQHRWNAWGLDYFSRPQQLLTYNLSARFGGYYAEGTRANLIADIGYRFQPYASIALSASYNHIKMPAPWNITDFWLIGPRIDITFTNKLFFTTFVQYNNQQQNINLNTRLQWRYRPASDLFLVYTDNYYPAPLSVRNRAFVLKFTYWWNS
- a CDS encoding cyanophycinase, which produces MKWYFVVLITFTGFFSKAQKGSLFIIGGGDRTPAVMQAMMQTAALGKADHIAILPMSGAEPDTSFYYISQDLKPLCSNTIAMLNFTRDKVNDRQWLDSLKTAKLIFITGGDQSHFMKAVLHTPVFDAIHEAYKNGATIAGTSAGAAVMSKHMVTGNQLRGDTVYHSTFDRIWNKNIQFEPGLGLLDSVIIDQHFVVRSRYNRMMSALEAYPSYTCIGIDESTAIIVHAGKITVAGDSQVIVMKQPTNIRANKDGLIQFDDVLMSIYTAGEYFKIQ
- a CDS encoding M16 family metallopeptidase, with product MPERNKQPQILDAVDLDLKLKQCTQFTLDNGLPVYTVDAGEQDVLMVEWVFYAGNWYEQKNIVAASANYLLKNGTKKRSAYEINEHFEYYGAYLNRSCYNETATVTLHCLNKHVNTLLPVVAEIFTESVFPEEELAIYKKNQKQKLEVNLKKCDFVAGRIIDELLYSKEHPYGKYSSAEEYDAINKQELLAFYKQYYTEGKCILFVAGKLPADIQQQLNKHFGSLPFNPASVPAVDHAQVPATEKKHHVINDANGVQGAIRIARPFPNRHHPDFMKVQVLNNIFGGFFGSRLMSNIREDKGYTYGIYSFVQNHIHNTAWVVSTEAGRDVCAATITEVFKEMKILREELVDEEELHLVRNYMIGSILGDLDGPFQIIARWKNYVLNNLTDAYFYDSIQTIKTISAEELRALAQKYLNEDAFYELTVI
- a CDS encoding T9SS type A sorting domain-containing protein, translated to MNRCWLLCIVTIFYNISQAQTTGIVVGTNTIISGGANVYMHLPGDVRCDGLINADVAAIWSFEGSTVQQRITCVAGTGCANVFSTANYGVRLGSVYQRNSFGISVEVNTILKGIHYFYNGATEIKEGNYWLTQTNALPYTLNDNSGKFFITTGHGLLKQSKVGVTGTFYPVGTSAVANHYTPVTIKYGGTADDFGVRVFDNIYFPHNPANGDPQGSNTNYRSVKKTWIINKANPVTGDYFNVTPQWNLANEDAGFTPRRPYDITIMRNHNSTWFPETGQGPASPPNGSGPFTYTGKVTYDNAPWAYYPVAVSALNIVLANEKIKLAGRIHSSEAVLQWQTTAVFNTAFFEVERSTDGSNFSKAGTIYVRDNSVLGYTYTDQSLPVVQKVYYRVKRQYTDNTSVCSNIISLTKVQQCSAITFPNPSNNFINIVMPAAQQHYMVKLADSGGKILYSYNAPAGMQIVRIPVSNIPSGFYYITLSSPDNTFSQSSKISIQH